TTCTAGTGCAAAAACCGATATCGCTAATCGATCAGTTGTACATAATAATAGTCGCTGATGATGACGTGGGCTATTTTTAATCCCGGCCTCCGCCATTCATAGATCTCGAATTTGCGTGATATCATCCATCCTGCTAAGACTCATTTATATTAACGGCATTTGCTTTTTTTACTGTATATGGCTTGTTTAAATACACAGCATAAAAAGTTCAATTTCATCCTTCTAATGAACATTTGAAGTATACAGTAATTCAAGTACTTGTATCatgacttttattttattgaaattaattaaagaTCAAGATATCATGAAATTTATCATCAATATAACTGATGTGTAATgatgaatcaataaaaatcacaGAATACAGAACATaaaagatttttcaattttagcTCAGAGCAATTCATGGAGTACAATTATGTACAACAAGTTTATTTTCATGTGCACAGTGTTTATTTCTATATCATTAGATAAGATTATGGCTATAAATTGTTCTTTCTGATTctattttatcatatttattCATTGAATCAACAGCTTGTGTCATTTAATTAGATTCAATTTATTGACATCCTTTATTAAGTTAATCTTTTGTATTCAAATTTAAactcatttaatattaatttgatttttacaaaaataagcaGTAAAGTTATTCTTGACTTTATTTGTTTGCAGAATGACGGAGCGTTTGGATTTGGTCATTTTTGGAGCAACTGGTTTTACAGGAAAATATATTGTGCGAGAAGCTGAGCGCTTGGCTAAAGATAAACATTTTACTTGGGGAGTTGCTGGTCGCCGCAAGGATGCTCTGGAAGCagttttaaaagaatttgCTCCAGAATCAGGTACAGATATTTTGATCCACCCAATGCGAgatgtaaattttttcaaaaaatgccAGTAATTCTTCATTTTTGTTCTCcttagaaaatataaaaatcataatagCAGACTTGAAGGATGAGGAGTCACTTAAGAAAATGGCTGAACAAGCCAAAGTCATTGTAAACTGTTGTGGTCCGTATAGATTTTATGGTGAGCCTGTTATCAAAGCATGCATTGCAGCCCAAACACATCATGTTGATGTCAGTGGAGAGCCACAAGTAAATATTTCATTCTGTACTAAATATAAAGCTATACTACAAATATATGCTTGGCTACAGTTTAATTGTTCTTTTTTCTTTGCAGTACATGGAAAAAATGCAATTGGAATACAACAAAAAAGCACAAGATGCAGGAGTATACATCATAAGTGCTTGCGGATTTGACAGTATCCCAGCTGACTTGGGTTTAATTTTTACTCAAAATAAATTCGAGGGCGATGTCAACAGTGTTGAAACTTATTTAAACTTTTGGTCAAAATCCAATGTTGGAGGAGCACTTTTGCATTATGGTACTTGGGAATCAGCAGTTTATGGATTACATCATGCAAATGAACTACGAGGTCTCCGTTCAAAACTATTCCCTGAAAAGCTTCCAGAATTGAAACCCAAGTTAAAAACAAAGTAACCAAATCATCAGTGATTAGTTAAAAGCAATTGCATCATAAAGTTGATTTATTGTTCACTAAAAACCATTCTCTTATTGTAGAGGTGTTGTACATCGCAGTGCCATTTCAGAAGGCTGGTCTGTCGTTTTCCCAGGCGCTGATCGCTCCGTTTGTCTTAGGTCTCAAAGATTTTTATTCCAGAAGTATAAGCAAAGACCTGTACAAGTACAAGCTTATGTGACTTTTAAGTAAGCAAAATTACTTTAATTTAAATCTAGAGTATTCATTACAGTAAGAAATACCTGTtactttatttactttaatttttaatgctTTAGATCACTATTTCAAGTAATTCAAACTGTTCTTGTTGGAAGTATATTCACGTTGTTAACAAAGACTCAGTTTGGATGTAATCTACTTTTGAAGGTATAGCTGCACTTCCTaactttttatcaatatttgcaATTTTAATGATTCTTTTGTTAATAATGTAAAATCATTGCCTATAGTATCCCAAATTCTTCTCTGGTGGTATGGCCAGTCACGAAGGTCCAAAGCCAGAGCTGATGGAAAACAGTCATTTCTCAGTGACACTTTTTGCAAAAGGATGGACAGACAAATTATCAGAACCAACTGATCAACACAAAGATGCACCCAATAAAGAAATGATAACTAAAGTTACTGGTACAAATCCTGGATATGGTGCTACTTGTACCTCGGTTTTACTTTCTGCCCTTACGATTCTCAAGGAATCTGATAAAATGCCTGATAAGTGAGTTGCTCAAAtccaaaacaaaataattaactttaagttTTGAGTGTTTctttgttattaaaaatttccgTCTAGACTTATTTTATGAATACgtcaaattattaaaattatacttttagCGGTGGTGTTCTTCCTCCTGGCGCTGCCTTAGGGAAAACATCGATGATCGACGAGTTGGCTAAGAATGGCTTCAAATTTGAAGTTATCTCATCAATTGAGAAGTAAGGAACGCTGTCAGCAAAATTTATCATCACgcattttcataaaaatgctGAATTTGGAGAAGAAACATATTTGTAACAAATATAACTTCGGAACCATTACATTGCATTGAAATATTCACTGATAgttatttcattaattataAGAATACAATAATTTGTCACGCGTattaaaagaaagaaaattatcaacatgaatcaattattatttttctggTATCAGGCACTAAAGCCAACACTGtacgaaaaattgtaattgaTTTTTGCAGATCAGAATGTTGCTTTCGATACATATAAATGATGATTATTAATATTGATCTTAATATTACATCACAAATATTTGACTTCTATaactaaaattattatatttttggcATTCATACTGAAACTTGTCTCGATGTACTGTGAAACGCTTCCGGTAACTGTTTATAATCTTAAGCTATTATATATGATTTCACATTGAATATATGAATTTCAGTGAAAATCTGATGGTTCTGAAATCAAGTAATTTCAAAATGCTCTCCAAATTGTGATAACATCGAATCAGCTGATCTACAGTACAATCATACGAAATATTTTCTTACGAAAGTAGAAGGTGCTCTATATTTGTTTAAGCGATTAAAAAAAGGATATCCTACGTGTAGGATTGAAAGCGAATATCATTGAAttatatttactattttttttatatgcttTAAAATGTGACTATAAGAatatatgtagatatatatttCATCCATCATATTTTTCGTTTACGATTCGAAAAATTAGACTGATTTCGTGAAACGATATTTTTGAATGCTTATAATTAGGTTGTAAGGTTACCAATAAAGGTTCGGAGTTAAGGTTATTAATCGAATGAAAATGCGTTATAACAGCATTTATAGCTTTATACTTGAACACCATATCGCATTGCGTAACGACACTGTAGAGCAGTGACACGTTTTTACCTCCGAATACCactcgatatttatatatagatTCAATTGTATGATTAGTGTTTTTCTATACTGTTTCAATAAAATGCAAATTGATTAATCCGTTTGTGTTTATTTAATCATACATCTGGTACCTAATGCATATTATAATTTCGCGAAATTGCTGTAAATACTTggaatataaaaatttgtacaCACGTTCAAAAGGGACAAGTTTTTCTACAAAAATCCGAATCATCATATTGTGCAAGATAGATTTTTCTATACCGCTCTTATGTACGTTGTTTTATATAATGCACAATGAAGAATAATCGATGGTCTAAAATATATGCAGAAAACCTGATGGCGTGAATTTTGTAAACAAGGAGATGCTCAATCAAAAAAACCAATTTCATCTTATAACAACTTGTTATTAATTGCGAGTGCGTCATAAAACTAACACCTACTTGTCAAGTTCTAATTGTAACTGCAAAAAAAATGTCGCAGCAAAAGTATGAGATGTAACATTTCCAAAAACGCAGCGCACGCACAAGTATACAGAAAAGGCGAGCGCGGTATACAGCGTTTCTCCCACCTGTTTGCCACTCCGACAATCAAAGGTATTTTCTTATTACTCTCAGCCTTGTGATCTTAGCGTGATCCTAGTGCGCGAGGTTACAACATATTGCAAGTcgctgtatacgtgtgtgtccGACCTACTTTGTATCGTTTTATAACTACTGATGAATGAGATTGCGATTAGTCATCCTAAAAACTAGACGACACAGGTGGATTTATGCAAGTAATCCGATTCGTTAGATCGAACTCTGTGATTTCGCTTGGTTCGCTTTATACTATTGTATACTATTGTATGATTTGAAAAAAGGAAGTGCATACTTTTGAGTCGATAATAATTGATGGGGGTCAAGGTTCGATTGTGAGACTCGGATTTCACGGGAGACTTTTTGATCTGTATCGCTTTTCGAGATGAACGGCCAGAGCACTGATTATATATTGATTGCGAGAGTTTGAAAAACTGctgtatatattattatgcaACGAGAGAGTGAAGTAGAATGTATAGTGGGCgtaaaaacttgaatttttttttctaaattctaCGATATTGAGTTGTAAAAATGCGATTTCTTTTCTATAGACCATTGAAATGTCTTATttaatttgacatgcataacaaaatctacaaaaaaaaaaaaaatcacttcaCTTGGTCATACAGATATGTAAAAATAGTACAAATCCGAGCTAAAGGatgcttttaaaaatcgaataaaTCAACGAAAGCACGTATAAACGTAAGGCCTCGCGCACTGACGGCTGCAAGAAAAGTTTCCCACTTTTCCTCGACGTTGTTCCATTTCGCGCATCGCATAGCGCAAGTGCGTATACGCGTCACAAGTGTTACTCGCACGTTTCAAGATCCTCGACTAGACGTTAATAACGTCACGAGGGGAATCCTCGcaagagagaaggaaagaaaaaagtaggtacTTACGCGCGTTATCGAGGCGTAATTAGAAAGTGAACGTGAAACGCATACGCATACGTCGTTAGGAGCTGAATATTTTCCGCGTTCGTTCGAATTTTCCACACATGATTCGAATCTATGCACATTGTACACTCGTAAAAAAGGTCGGCTTTAACATTGTAACAAAATGATCCCGAAAAACAAAAACCGCGAATCTGATCTCGCATTATATAATCGAAGTTTAACTTTCCATTTTAGCGTCGAGGTCTCAACTGCAACGGCAAAGGTCTTCCAAAAAGTCGACAATCTCCTGCGGCCGATTGGAAAAAGGCACGCATTACACAGTGTATAGGTAATGGAGCGACCTTCACCTTCGCTCCGATGACCATCATCAACATCGTTATATAACACGTAGACGAGTGGGGACCAGATTTTCGTCAACTATATACACGCCTCACCCTGCTGCACCAGTAGTAACAGTCGGGCTTGACACGGCACGCCACATCGAGCTTTTTATCATCGTCATTACAATACTGCACCATCGGCtgccaagaagaagaagaagaagaagaagaagaaagtggTAGAGGGGATGTAAGCCACACGGGCCATGCGCAAGAGCTTCCGTCACTTGTGTATAAAATTGGCGGTAGCCGCGGCCGCAGGACGAATCAAGCCGGGCAGTGATCGTCTTCCGCTCGAGACGGCCAGATACTTTTCTTCCTACATACGTATACT
The sequence above is a segment of the Nasonia vitripennis strain AsymCx chromosome 3, Nvit_psr_1.1, whole genome shotgun sequence genome. Coding sequences within it:
- the LOC100121780 gene encoding saccharopine dehydrogenase-like oxidoreductase isoform X1 produces the protein MYIMTERLDLVIFGATGFTGKYIVREAERLAKDKHFTWGVAGRRKDALEAVLKEFAPESENIKIIIADLKDEESLKKMAEQAKVIVNCCGPYRFYGEPVIKACIAAQTHHVDVSGEPQYMEKMQLEYNKKAQDAGVYIISACGFDSIPADLGLIFTQNKFEGDVNSVETYLNFWSKSNVGGALLHYGTWESAVYGLHHANELRGLRSKLFPEKLPELKPKLKTKGVVHRSAISEGWSVVFPGADRSVCLRSQRFLFQKYKQRPVQVQAYVTFKSLFQVIQTVLVGSIFTLLTKTQFGCNLLLKYPKFFSGGMASHEGPKPELMENSHFSVTLFAKGWTDKLSEPTDQHKDAPNKEMITKVTGTNPGYGATCTSVLLSALTILKESDKMPDNGGVLPPGAALGKTSMIDELAKNGFKFEVISSIEK
- the LOC100121780 gene encoding saccharopine dehydrogenase-like oxidoreductase isoform X2; translation: MTERLDLVIFGATGFTGKYIVREAERLAKDKHFTWGVAGRRKDALEAVLKEFAPESENIKIIIADLKDEESLKKMAEQAKVIVNCCGPYRFYGEPVIKACIAAQTHHVDVSGEPQYMEKMQLEYNKKAQDAGVYIISACGFDSIPADLGLIFTQNKFEGDVNSVETYLNFWSKSNVGGALLHYGTWESAVYGLHHANELRGLRSKLFPEKLPELKPKLKTKGVVHRSAISEGWSVVFPGADRSVCLRSQRFLFQKYKQRPVQVQAYVTFKSLFQVIQTVLVGSIFTLLTKTQFGCNLLLKYPKFFSGGMASHEGPKPELMENSHFSVTLFAKGWTDKLSEPTDQHKDAPNKEMITKVTGTNPGYGATCTSVLLSALTILKESDKMPDNGGVLPPGAALGKTSMIDELAKNGFKFEVISSIEK